In a single window of the Rhizobiaceae bacterium genome:
- a CDS encoding phosphoadenylyl-sulfate reductase, with product MAAKPELLEAEEQAAAEAAALEALYGAASPQDIIARSVERFGVTGVAAVSSFGADSAVLLHMASGIDRDLPVLFLDTGKHFGETLDYRDALVADLGLRDIRILTPEEAALRDKDPDGTLHQRDNDACCEIRKVEPLARGVEPFRAWFTGRKRFQAATRAGLAAFETVGPRLRINPLARWGTSDLADYMRSHNLRENPLVAYGYLSIGCFPCTQPVKPGEDARSGRWAGQAKVECGIHLPGLENSLNGASH from the coding sequence ATGGCAGCGAAGCCAGAGCTGCTTGAGGCAGAGGAACAGGCGGCGGCGGAAGCTGCCGCGCTGGAAGCGCTCTATGGCGCGGCCTCGCCGCAGGACATCATCGCGCGCTCGGTCGAGCGCTTCGGCGTGACGGGCGTCGCGGCGGTGTCGTCCTTCGGCGCGGATTCCGCCGTGCTGCTGCACATGGCGTCCGGGATCGACCGCGACCTGCCGGTGCTGTTCCTCGACACGGGCAAGCATTTCGGCGAAACGCTGGACTATCGCGATGCGCTCGTCGCCGATCTCGGCCTGCGCGACATCCGCATCCTGACGCCGGAAGAGGCGGCGCTGCGCGACAAGGACCCGGACGGCACGTTGCACCAGCGGGACAACGACGCCTGCTGCGAAATCCGCAAGGTGGAGCCGCTGGCGCGTGGCGTCGAGCCGTTCCGGGCATGGTTCACGGGCCGCAAGCGCTTTCAGGCCGCGACCCGCGCCGGGCTTGCGGCCTTCGAAACGGTCGGGCCGCGCCTCCGTATCAATCCGCTCGCGCGCTGGGGCACGTCCGACCTCGCCGACTATATGCGCAGCCACAATCTGCGTGAGAATCCGCTGGTTGCCTATGGCTATCTTTCGATCGGCTGCTTTCCCTGCACCCAGCCGGTGAAACCGGGCGAGGATGCGCGCAGCGGTCGCTGGGCCGGGCAGGCCAAGGTCGAATGTGGCATTCACCTTCCCGGCCTCGAAAACTCGCTGAACGGCGCAAGCCACTGA
- a CDS encoding nitrite/sulfite reductase, translating to MYRYDEFDHEFVKARVAEFTEQVERRLSGEITEEQFRPLRLMNGVYLQLHAYMLRIAIPYGTLNSRQLRMLAHIARTYDKGYGHFTTRQNLQFNWPALSDVPAILTDLASVEMHCIQTSGNCIRNVTADHLAGAAADEVADPRPYAEILRQWSSVHPEFSFLPRKFKIALTGAARDRAAIQTHDIGLHLKRNDKGELGFTVYVGGGQGRTPIVAKKIRDFLPEQDLLSYTTAILRVYNLNGRRDNKYKARIKILVHETGVEEFARQVEAEWADLKDTELALPEADIRAIDAYFAPPDLTARPAGDEAVRQARLDSRSFGEWLDQNVTTHRHPDYAAVTISLKGIGETPGDASDGQMDAVADIAERYAFDEIRISHEQNLILPHVARADLRAVYDLLVEVGLATANSNLITDIIACPGLDYCALANARSISVAQDISHRFASLERQRDIGELKLKISGCINACGHHHVGHIGILGVEKKGAELYQVTLGGSGDENTSVGEIIGRGFGPEEITDAIETIVETYLTVRRDREEKFLDTYRRVGPAPFKEALYGSEARAA from the coding sequence ATGTATCGTTATGATGAATTCGACCATGAGTTCGTGAAGGCCAGGGTGGCTGAGTTCACGGAGCAGGTCGAGCGGCGGCTCTCCGGCGAGATTACCGAGGAGCAGTTCCGGCCGCTCCGCCTCATGAATGGCGTCTATCTCCAGCTTCACGCATACATGCTGCGCATCGCGATCCCCTACGGAACGCTCAATTCGCGCCAGTTGCGCATGCTCGCGCACATCGCGCGGACCTATGACAAGGGCTACGGGCATTTCACGACGCGGCAGAACCTGCAATTCAACTGGCCGGCGCTGTCGGATGTCCCGGCCATCCTCACCGACCTCGCCAGCGTTGAGATGCACTGCATTCAGACGTCCGGCAACTGCATCCGCAACGTGACCGCCGATCATCTCGCGGGCGCTGCCGCCGACGAGGTGGCGGACCCGCGCCCCTATGCCGAAATCCTGCGGCAATGGTCCTCCGTCCATCCGGAGTTCTCCTTCCTGCCGCGCAAGTTCAAGATCGCGCTGACCGGGGCGGCGCGCGACCGCGCGGCGATTCAGACCCATGACATCGGCTTGCACCTGAAGCGCAACGACAAGGGCGAACTCGGCTTCACGGTCTATGTGGGCGGCGGGCAGGGCCGCACCCCTATCGTTGCAAAGAAGATTCGCGATTTCCTGCCCGAGCAGGACCTGCTCTCCTACACCACCGCCATCCTGCGCGTGTACAATCTCAATGGTCGCCGCGACAACAAATACAAGGCGCGCATCAAGATCCTCGTGCACGAGACCGGCGTCGAGGAATTCGCGCGGCAGGTCGAGGCCGAATGGGCCGATTTGAAGGACACCGAGCTGGCATTGCCGGAAGCCGACATCCGGGCGATCGACGCCTATTTCGCGCCGCCGGACCTGACCGCGCGTCCCGCAGGCGACGAAGCCGTCAGGCAGGCGAGGCTGGATTCCCGCAGCTTCGGCGAATGGCTGGACCAGAACGTGACCACCCACCGCCATCCCGACTACGCAGCGGTGACGATTTCGCTCAAAGGCATCGGCGAGACGCCCGGCGATGCATCCGACGGCCAGATGGACGCGGTGGCCGACATTGCGGAGCGCTACGCGTTCGACGAAATCCGCATCAGCCACGAGCAGAACCTGATCCTGCCGCATGTGGCGCGCGCCGACCTGCGCGCCGTCTACGACCTTCTGGTGGAGGTCGGCCTGGCGACCGCGAACTCCAACCTCATCACCGACATCATCGCCTGCCCCGGCCTCGATTATTGCGCGCTGGCCAACGCACGCTCCATCTCGGTGGCGCAGGACATTTCCCATCGCTTCGCCTCGCTGGAACGCCAGCGCGACATCGGCGAGCTGAAGCTCAAGATTTCGGGCTGCATCAATGCCTGCGGCCATCACCATGTCGGCCATATCGGCATTCTCGGCGTCGAGAAGAAGGGCGCGGAACTCTACCAGGTGACGCTTGGCGGTTCCGGCGACGAGAACACGTCGGTCGGCGAGATCATCGGGCGCGGCTTCGGGCCGGAGGAAATCACCGACGCCATCGAGACCATCGTCGAAACCTATCTCACCGTGCGGCGGGATCGCGAGGAGAAATTCCTCGACACCTACCGCCGCGTCGGCCCGGCTCCGTTCAAGGAGGCGCTTTATGGCAGCGAAGCCAGAGCTGCTTGA
- a CDS encoding DUF2849 domain-containing protein codes for MKVLTANRLIDGEAIWYSDENGWQETIEGAALAADKAAEERLEAIGRAAFAENFALDVDLIDVQLVDGRTVPLRLRERIRAAGPTNRTDHGKQARAA; via the coding sequence ATGAAGGTGCTGACGGCAAACAGGCTCATCGACGGCGAAGCCATCTGGTATTCGGATGAAAACGGCTGGCAGGAGACGATCGAGGGCGCGGCGCTGGCCGCCGACAAGGCAGCGGAAGAACGCCTCGAAGCCATAGGCAGGGCAGCGTTCGCGGAGAATTTCGCCCTCGATGTCGATCTGATCGATGTGCAACTGGTGGACGGCCGGACCGTGCCGCTGCGGCTGCGCGAGCGCATCCGCGCCGCAGGGCCGACCAACCGGACGGATCACGGCAAACAGGCGCGCGCGGCGTAA
- a CDS encoding aminotransferase: MAALREIDDAGVVELAERHLVQPWPVAGNIGAEARTLIGEGEGIYITDGDGKRLIDGPAGMWCTNAGHRRKELAEAMYEQAMALSYNTPWYTMNEPSVVLAERIAAHAPGDLDHVFFTTGGSSAVESALRFMQFYNNVRGRREKKLILSRGGAYHGSTYLSASLNGRPRDLDWMDGADELVVKLGSPDPFRRPAGMTVEAFETHLVEEFEGTVERLGAHRIGAFVGEPVQASGGVIVPPGNYLKRIREICRANDILFVSDEVVTAFGRLGHVFASQDVFGIEPDIITFAKGVTSGYFPLGGMVVSARLMEDLRRSNHPDAMFGHGLTYTSHPVGCAVALKNLDLLEGGLLAHARKIAPHFQKQLGTLEELPLVGEVRGIGLMACVECVADRESRNPLKLDKTVGARIDAHCHELGLLVRPLINMCVMSPPLIITESQIDEMVSILREGISRTMDDLRREGLWMGA; the protein is encoded by the coding sequence ATGGCGGCCTTGAGAGAAATCGACGACGCCGGCGTGGTCGAACTGGCGGAGCGCCATCTGGTGCAGCCCTGGCCGGTGGCGGGGAACATCGGCGCGGAGGCGCGCACGCTGATCGGTGAAGGCGAGGGCATCTACATCACCGACGGCGACGGCAAGCGCCTCATCGACGGCCCGGCGGGCATGTGGTGCACGAATGCCGGTCACCGCAGGAAGGAACTCGCCGAGGCCATGTACGAGCAGGCGATGGCGCTGTCCTACAACACGCCGTGGTATACGATGAACGAGCCGTCGGTGGTTCTGGCCGAGCGGATCGCGGCGCACGCGCCGGGCGATCTCGACCATGTGTTCTTTACGACGGGCGGTTCGTCGGCGGTGGAAAGCGCGCTGCGCTTCATGCAGTTCTACAACAATGTGCGTGGCCGCCGCGAAAAGAAGCTGATCCTGTCGCGCGGCGGGGCCTATCATGGCTCGACCTATCTGTCGGCATCACTCAACGGCAGGCCGCGCGATCTCGACTGGATGGACGGCGCCGACGAGCTTGTCGTCAAGCTCGGTTCCCCCGACCCGTTCCGCCGTCCCGCCGGAATGACGGTCGAGGCGTTCGAGACGCATCTGGTGGAGGAGTTCGAGGGGACCGTCGAGCGTCTCGGCGCCCACCGCATCGGCGCGTTCGTCGGCGAACCGGTGCAGGCGTCGGGCGGGGTCATCGTGCCGCCCGGCAACTATCTGAAACGCATCCGCGAAATCTGCCGGGCGAACGACATCCTCTTCGTTTCCGATGAGGTCGTGACCGCGTTCGGGCGGCTCGGCCATGTCTTTGCCTCGCAGGACGTGTTCGGCATTGAGCCGGACATCATCACCTTCGCCAAGGGCGTGACATCCGGCTATTTTCCGCTCGGCGGAATGGTCGTGTCGGCGCGGCTCATGGAAGATCTGCGCCGCTCCAACCATCCCGACGCCATGTTCGGACACGGGCTGACCTATACGAGCCATCCCGTCGGATGCGCCGTGGCGCTGAAAAACCTCGACCTTCTGGAAGGCGGCCTGCTCGCCCATGCGCGCAAGATTGCTCCCCATTTCCAGAAGCAGCTCGGAACGCTCGAAGAGCTTCCGTTGGTGGGCGAGGTGCGCGGCATCGGGCTCATGGCCTGTGTCGAATGCGTCGCGGATCGCGAGAGCCGGAACCCCCTCAAGCTGGACAAGACGGTCGGCGCGCGCATCGACGCGCATTGCCACGAACTCGGCCTGCTCGTCCGTCCGCTCATCAATATGTGCGTGATGTCGCCGCCGTTGATCATCACCGAGTCCCAGATCGACGAGATGGTGTCGATCCTGCGTGAAGGCATCAGCCGCACGATGGACGATCTGCGCCGCGAGGGCCTGTGGATGGGTGCGTAA
- a CDS encoding ABC transporter permease yields the protein MSAAEGTQASAVNHTRRSTLLQSEAAQGIALISPTFLYALAMLAVPILITFAHSFWTQNYMEIDRTFTLENYRIALTEPIYRDLLFRSLFVSLTVSIVTVLLAYPVAYFISFHGGRHKSLWLFLITIPFWTSYLLRVMSWKVILGFNGVLNSGLMALGIISEPSTAFLYNTSAVIITLTHAWAAFAILPIFVSLEKVDRTLIEAATDLGDGAVRRFLRVTLPLSMPGVISALMIVMIPTVGDYVTPRLVGGKDGVMIANAIQAQFGKASNWPLGAALSVTSMVVVTAMAGATVFILRWAARRAR from the coding sequence ATGAGCGCGGCGGAAGGGACGCAGGCCAGTGCGGTGAACCACACCCGGCGATCGACCCTTCTGCAATCCGAGGCGGCGCAGGGCATCGCGCTGATCAGCCCGACCTTTCTCTATGCGCTAGCGATGCTGGCGGTCCCCATACTGATCACCTTCGCCCATAGTTTCTGGACCCAGAACTATATGGAGATCGACCGGACTTTCACGCTCGAGAACTATCGCATCGCGCTGACCGAGCCGATCTATCGCGACCTGCTCTTCCGGTCGCTGTTCGTCTCGCTGACCGTCAGCATCGTGACGGTGCTGCTGGCCTATCCGGTCGCCTATTTCATCTCGTTCCACGGCGGGCGGCACAAGAGCCTCTGGCTGTTCCTCATAACCATTCCGTTCTGGACGAGCTATCTCCTGCGCGTGATGTCGTGGAAGGTGATCCTCGGCTTCAACGGCGTGCTCAATTCCGGCCTGATGGCGCTCGGCATCATCAGCGAGCCCTCGACGGCCTTTCTCTACAACACCAGCGCGGTCATCATCACGCTGACGCATGCCTGGGCGGCGTTTGCCATCCTCCCCATCTTCGTTTCGCTGGAGAAGGTAGACCGGACACTCATCGAGGCGGCCACCGATCTCGGCGACGGCGCGGTGCGCCGCTTTCTGCGTGTGACGCTGCCGCTGTCCATGCCGGGCGTCATTTCCGCGCTGATGATCGTGATGATCCCGACCGTGGGCGACTATGTGACGCCGCGCCTCGTCGGCGGCAAGGACGGCGTGATGATCGCCAACGCCATTCAGGCGCAGTTCGGCAAGGCATCGAACTGGCCGCTCGGCGCGGCCCTTTCCGTGACGTCGATGGTTGTGGTGACGGCGATGGCCGGCGCGACGGTCTTCATCCTGCGATGGGCGGCGAGGCGCGCGCGATGA
- a CDS encoding ABC transporter permease, which translates to MSSLRRLLSNWLPAYAALYVAFLYLPILLLPIFSVNQSAVPKFPLTGYTLKWYQGLPNTPELLSSAWNSLIVGLSASIVSTILGICAARAITRYRFRGQRVASSLIMAPLVLPEIIVAVSMLIVLLQMGIGLSLFTVVLGHILICIPYSVTVLISGFEGFDRSLEEASADLGESPWGTFRRVTLPMVAPAIISSLLVSFTISLDEFILAFFLAGTEPTLPVYIWGQLRFAAKLPSVLALGTLLLVASFVLLSLAEFMRRRAARRAQNEGGVYA; encoded by the coding sequence ATGAGCAGCCTGCGCCGATTGCTCTCCAATTGGCTGCCGGCCTATGCCGCGCTCTATGTCGCGTTCCTCTATCTGCCGATCCTGCTGCTGCCGATCTTCTCGGTGAACCAGTCGGCGGTGCCGAAATTCCCGCTCACCGGCTATACGCTGAAATGGTATCAGGGCCTGCCGAACACGCCCGAACTGCTTTCCTCGGCATGGAACAGCCTGATCGTAGGCCTGTCCGCATCCATTGTCAGCACGATCCTGGGGATCTGCGCCGCGCGCGCCATCACCCGGTACCGCTTTCGCGGGCAGCGTGTGGCCAGCAGCCTGATCATGGCGCCGCTGGTGCTGCCGGAAATCATCGTCGCCGTGTCGATGCTGATTGTGCTGCTGCAAATGGGGATCGGCCTGTCCCTGTTCACCGTCGTTCTCGGCCACATATTGATCTGCATTCCCTATTCGGTGACCGTGCTGATTTCCGGGTTCGAGGGCTTCGACCGCAGCCTTGAGGAAGCTTCCGCAGATCTCGGAGAGTCGCCCTGGGGCACATTCCGGCGCGTGACCCTGCCGATGGTCGCGCCCGCCATCATTTCCAGCCTGCTGGTGTCGTTCACCATTTCGCTGGACGAGTTCATTCTCGCCTTTTTCCTCGCCGGCACGGAGCCGACGCTTCCCGTCTATATCTGGGGGCAATTGCGATTTGCGGCCAAGTTGCCGAGCGTGCTGGCGCTCGGCACATTGCTGCTGGTGGCCTCTTTCGTCCTGCTGTCGCTTGCGGAATTCATGCGCCGCCGCGCCGCGCGCCGCGCCCAGAACGAGGGAGGTGTCTATGCCTGA
- a CDS encoding ABC transporter ATP-binding protein — protein sequence MIEIDRVTRAYGGFKALDNASLTIRKGEFFSLLGPSGCGKTTLLRMIGGFDNPTSGTISIDGQPMTGIPANRRPTNMVFQSYAIFPHLNVAQNVAYGLKRLRLDRAEEKRRVDEALGQVSLGHLGTRGATELSGGQRQRVALARALVMRPKVLLLDEPLSALDKKLREQMQVELRKLQQAVGITFILVTHDQYEALAMSDRIAVMFSGNIAQVATPKDIYQRPVNRQVADFVGGMNFVAARIVGEDQRSITVQTTGFGRVTTEKPAQYAPKSKDATLGIRPERLRVLWDDATDKHEIAGKVIDRHYFGEITHLIVQVPGMEQPLSVSETNNFGADDIPVGAPVRLAYDPDALVALAD from the coding sequence ATGATCGAAATCGATCGGGTGACGCGGGCCTATGGCGGGTTCAAGGCGCTGGACAATGCCTCTCTGACAATCCGCAAGGGCGAGTTCTTCTCGCTGCTCGGGCCATCGGGTTGCGGCAAGACCACCCTGCTTCGCATGATCGGCGGATTTGACAATCCGACCTCCGGGACGATCTCGATCGACGGCCAGCCAATGACCGGCATTCCGGCCAACCGGCGGCCAACCAACATGGTGTTTCAGAGCTACGCGATCTTTCCGCATCTCAACGTGGCGCAGAACGTCGCCTATGGGCTCAAGCGGCTGCGGCTGGACCGGGCCGAGGAGAAGCGTCGGGTGGACGAGGCGCTGGGGCAGGTGTCGCTGGGGCATCTTGGAACGCGGGGCGCGACCGAGCTTTCAGGCGGCCAGAGGCAGCGCGTGGCGCTGGCGCGCGCGCTCGTGATGCGACCGAAGGTTCTGCTGCTGGACGAACCGCTCTCGGCGCTCGACAAAAAGCTGCGCGAGCAGATGCAGGTCGAGCTGCGCAAGCTGCAACAGGCGGTCGGCATCACGTTTATTCTCGTTACCCACGACCAATATGAGGCGCTGGCAATGTCGGACCGGATTGCCGTGATGTTCAGCGGCAACATCGCGCAGGTGGCGACGCCCAAGGACATCTACCAGCGGCCCGTCAACCGGCAGGTGGCCGACTTCGTCGGCGGCATGAATTTCGTCGCTGCCCGGATCGTCGGCGAGGACCAGCGCAGCATCACCGTCCAGACCACCGGCTTCGGCCGCGTCACCACGGAAAAGCCCGCGCAATATGCGCCGAAGAGCAAGGACGCCACGCTCGGCATCCGCCCGGAGCGGCTGCGCGTGCTTTGGGACGATGCGACCGACAAGCACGAGATCGCCGGCAAGGTCATCGACCGTCACTATTTCGGCGAGATCACCCATCTGATCGTGCAGGTGCCCGGAATGGAGCAACCGCTCTCGGTGTCGGAAACCAATAATTTCGGGGCCGACGACATTCCTGTCGGCGCGCCCGTCAGGCTTGCCTACGATCCCGACGCGCTGGTGGCGCTGGCGGACTGA
- the coaBC gene encoding bifunctional phosphopantothenoylcysteine decarboxylase/phosphopantothenate--cysteine ligase CoaBC has translation MTLDRKRILLMIGGGIAAYKSLDLIRRLRERGASVRCVMTAAAQEFITALSVGALSADHVFTDLFDRQDEQDVGHIRLARECDLIVVAPATADLIARLANGHANDLASAVLLATDRPVLFAPAMNPKMWSHPATRRNRDTLARDGVHFVGPARGEMAESGEAGEGRMSEPLEIVAAVEKLLAPQPGPLAGRKIIMTSGPTHEPIDPVRYIANRSSGKQGHALAAALAKLGADVRLVSGPVTIPDPKGVTTLHVETAREMQATVEDLLPADAAIFVAAVADWRTESEAGQKIKKVAGEGPPALHMVENPDILAGIGHHRQRPYLVVGFAAETTDLDRNAQAKLKKKGADFIVANDVSHAGGVMGGDRNRVRIVSKQGVDVWPDFSKEETAERLARLIAERLATISV, from the coding sequence ATGACCCTCGATAGGAAGCGCATACTCCTGATGATCGGCGGCGGCATCGCCGCCTACAAATCGCTGGACCTGATCCGCCGCCTGCGCGAGCGCGGCGCGTCGGTACGCTGTGTCATGACCGCCGCCGCCCAAGAATTCATCACGGCGCTGTCGGTCGGCGCGCTCTCAGCCGACCATGTCTTCACCGACCTGTTCGACCGTCAGGATGAGCAGGATGTCGGCCATATCCGTCTTGCGCGCGAGTGCGATCTGATCGTGGTCGCGCCCGCTACTGCAGACCTGATCGCGAGGCTTGCCAACGGCCACGCCAACGACCTTGCGTCCGCCGTCCTGCTTGCAACCGACAGGCCGGTTCTGTTTGCACCCGCAATGAACCCGAAAATGTGGAGCCACCCGGCCACCCGCCGCAACCGCGACACGCTCGCGCGCGACGGCGTCCATTTCGTCGGACCCGCCCGCGGCGAGATGGCTGAAAGCGGCGAGGCGGGCGAAGGCCGCATGTCCGAGCCGCTGGAGATCGTCGCAGCCGTCGAGAAACTGCTTGCGCCGCAGCCCGGCCCGCTCGCAGGACGCAAGATCATCATGACGTCCGGCCCGACGCATGAGCCGATCGACCCGGTGCGCTACATCGCCAACCGCTCGTCTGGCAAGCAGGGCCACGCGCTTGCCGCAGCGCTGGCGAAACTCGGCGCCGATGTCCGCCTCGTGTCGGGGCCGGTCACCATCCCCGATCCGAAAGGCGTGACAACGCTTCACGTCGAAACGGCGCGCGAGATGCAGGCGACGGTCGAGGACCTGCTTCCCGCCGACGCGGCGATTTTCGTCGCCGCGGTCGCCGATTGGCGTACGGAAAGCGAGGCCGGGCAGAAGATCAAGAAGGTCGCGGGCGAAGGACCTCCGGCGCTGCACATGGTCGAGAACCCCGACATACTGGCCGGTATCGGCCATCACAGGCAGCGGCCCTATCTCGTCGTCGGCTTCGCGGCGGAAACCACGGACCTCGACCGCAACGCGCAGGCGAAGCTGAAGAAGAAGGGCGCGGACTTCATCGTCGCCAACGATGTAAGCCATGCGGGCGGCGTGATGGGCGGCGACCGCAACCGGGTGCGGATCGTCTCGAAACAGGGCGTCGACGTCTGGCCGGATTTTTCCAAGGAAGAGACGGCGGAACGCCTGGCGCGGTTGATCGCCGAGCGGCTGGCAACGATTTCCGTTTGA
- the ubiB gene encoding 2-polyprenylphenol 6-hydroxylase, translating to MSSIGAALRLARAGWIMAREGVIAALPGDELSGLPRAGWRLSKLLTRWRVRGRDRGERLADAVARLGPSYVKLGQFLATRPDVVGSDIARDLSKLQDRMATFPTAAAVATIEASLGRPVGDLYSEFGEPVAAASIAQVHPAKIDRDGQSLPVAVKVIRPGVRRLFHRDLESYFLAARLQERFIPASRRLRPVEVTRTLAQTTRVEMDLRLEAAALSELAQNTAEDPGFRVPGVDWERTGRDVLTMEWVDGIKLNDIEGLRAAGHDLEKLAANLVQSFLRHTLRDGFFHADMHPGNLFVEADGTIVAVDLGITGRLGKKERRFLAEILYGFITRDYRRTAEVHYEAGYVPRIHSVDAFAQAIRAIGEPIHGQSAETISMARLLTLLFEVTELFDMETRPELLMLQKTMVVVEGVARTLDPHFNMWKTSEPVVGDWIRKNLGPRGIMEDAREGVGALVSLARQAPDLAARTERLTREIDAMAEHGLRFDKETARAIGRAEARYTRSGRIALWVIAGVAVYLAWIVS from the coding sequence ATGAGCAGTATCGGTGCTGCCTTGCGGCTTGCCCGCGCCGGCTGGATCATGGCCCGCGAGGGCGTGATCGCCGCCCTGCCGGGCGATGAGTTGAGCGGCCTGCCCAGGGCGGGATGGCGCCTTTCGAAACTGTTGACGCGCTGGCGCGTGCGTGGCCGCGACCGGGGCGAACGGCTGGCCGATGCGGTTGCACGGCTCGGGCCGTCCTATGTGAAGCTTGGCCAGTTTCTCGCTACTCGTCCTGACGTCGTGGGTTCCGACATCGCGCGCGACCTGTCAAAGCTTCAGGACCGCATGGCGACCTTTCCGACAGCCGCAGCGGTCGCGACGATCGAGGCATCGCTCGGTCGGCCTGTGGGCGACCTCTATTCCGAATTCGGCGAGCCGGTCGCCGCAGCATCCATCGCGCAGGTGCACCCGGCGAAGATTGATCGCGACGGGCAGTCCCTGCCGGTGGCTGTGAAGGTCATACGTCCCGGCGTGCGCAGGCTTTTTCATCGCGACCTCGAAAGCTACTTCCTTGCCGCACGGCTGCAGGAGCGCTTCATTCCCGCATCGCGCCGCCTGCGCCCCGTCGAAGTGACGCGCACGCTCGCCCAGACGACACGGGTCGAGATGGATTTGCGGCTTGAAGCCGCCGCCTTGTCCGAACTGGCGCAGAACACAGCGGAGGACCCTGGTTTCCGCGTTCCGGGCGTGGACTGGGAGCGCACGGGCCGCGACGTGCTGACGATGGAGTGGGTCGACGGCATCAAGCTGAACGACATCGAAGGGCTGCGCGCCGCCGGCCATGATCTGGAGAAGCTGGCGGCCAATCTGGTGCAGTCTTTCCTCCGCCATACGCTGCGCGACGGTTTCTTTCATGCCGACATGCATCCGGGCAATCTGTTCGTGGAAGCCGACGGAACCATCGTCGCGGTGGACCTCGGCATAACCGGGCGGCTCGGCAAGAAGGAGCGGCGCTTCCTTGCCGAAATCCTCTACGGCTTCATCACGCGCGACTACCGGCGCACGGCGGAAGTGCACTATGAAGCCGGCTATGTACCGCGCATCCACAGCGTCGATGCGTTCGCGCAGGCCATCCGCGCCATCGGCGAGCCGATCCATGGGCAGTCCGCCGAGACGATCTCGATGGCGCGCCTGCTGACACTGCTTTTCGAAGTCACCGAACTGTTCGACATGGAGACGCGGCCCGAACTGCTGATGCTCCAGAAGACCATGGTCGTGGTGGAAGGCGTGGCGCGCACGCTCGATCCTCATTTCAACATGTGGAAGACATCCGAGCCGGTCGTCGGCGACTGGATCAGGAAGAATCTGGGACCGCGCGGCATCATGGAGGACGCGCGCGAAGGCGTGGGCGCGCTGGTATCACTGGCGCGGCAGGCGCCCGACCTCGCCGCCCGCACGGAACGACTGACGCGCGAGATCGACGCCATGGCCGAGCACGGCCTGCGCTTCGACAAGGAGACAGCGCGAGCCATCGGTCGCGCGGAGGCGCGCTATACGCGCAGCGGCCGCATCGCGCTCTGGGTGATCGCGGGCGTTGCCGTTTACCTTGCGTGGATCGTAAGCTGA
- the ubiE gene encoding bifunctional demethylmenaquinone methyltransferase/2-methoxy-6-polyprenyl-1,4-benzoquinol methylase UbiE, whose translation MSEQRTTADGGMQTSFGFRSVAPGEKQPLVNEVFHRVAKRYDLMNDLMSGGMHRLWKDAMVAWLNPRPREDWRMLDVAGGTGDIAFRIVEASRRQAHATILDINGSMLEVGRARAQKAGFAGNVDFVEASAEELPFADDSFDAYTIAFGIRNVPDIDRALGEAFRVLKPGGRFLCLEFSEVETPLLDKVYEAWSFRAIPEIGRLVTGDRESYAYLVESIRKFPDQRNFAAMIERAGFERVSFRNFSGGIAALHSGWKL comes from the coding sequence ATGTCTGAGCAAAGAACGACAGCAGACGGCGGAATGCAGACCTCCTTCGGGTTCCGCAGCGTCGCGCCCGGGGAGAAGCAGCCGCTGGTCAACGAGGTGTTTCATCGCGTCGCCAAACGCTACGACCTGATGAACGACCTCATGTCGGGCGGAATGCATCGCCTGTGGAAAGACGCGATGGTGGCGTGGCTCAATCCGCGCCCGCGCGAGGACTGGCGCATGCTCGACGTTGCGGGCGGCACCGGCGACATTGCGTTCCGCATCGTCGAGGCGTCGCGGCGGCAGGCCCATGCCACGATCCTGGACATTAACGGCTCGATGCTCGAAGTCGGCCGCGCCCGCGCGCAAAAGGCCGGCTTTGCCGGGAATGTCGATTTCGTCGAGGCCAGCGCGGAGGAACTGCCCTTTGCCGATGACAGCTTCGATGCCTACACGATTGCCTTCGGGATACGGAACGTTCCCGATATCGACCGGGCGCTCGGCGAAGCTTTTCGCGTGCTCAAGCCGGGTGGCCGCTTCCTCTGCCTCGAATTTTCCGAGGTCGAGACGCCTCTGCTGGACAAGGTCTATGAGGCGTGGTCGTTCAGGGCCATTCCCGAGATCGGCAGGCTGGTGACAGGCGACCGGGAATCCTATGCCTATCTGGTCGAATCGATCCGCAAGTTCCCCGATCAGCGCAATTTCGCGGCGATGATCGAGCGCGCCGGTTTTGAGCGGGTCTCGTTCCGCAACTTCTCAGGCGGCATCGCTGCCCTGCATTCCGGCTGGAAGCTTTGA